In Mastomys coucha isolate ucsf_1 unplaced genomic scaffold, UCSF_Mcou_1 pScaffold20, whole genome shotgun sequence, one DNA window encodes the following:
- the Smim30 gene encoding small integral membrane protein 30: MNSVSTQLILVLTSLLLILPVVEAVEAGDAIALLLGVVLSITGICACLGIYARKRNGQI; encoded by the coding sequence ATGAATTCAGTTTCAACACAGTTGATCTTAGTCCTCACTTCGCTGCTTTTGATCCTGCCTGTTGTTGAAGCGGTGGAAGCTGGAGATGCAATTGCACTCTTATTAGGTGTAGTTCTCAGCATTACAGGCATCTGTGCTTGCTTGGGGATATACGCAAGAAAGCGAAATGGACAGATATGA